From Thunnus maccoyii chromosome 21, fThuMac1.1, whole genome shotgun sequence, the proteins below share one genomic window:
- the LOC121888204 gene encoding C-C chemokine receptor type 1-like — protein MESTTPDYNYNYTDYDDNVTVEEPCSSDGENLLGAQLSTIYYFMFLFSLFGNGLVLVIIHRFEKLTTVTNILLLNLVVSSLMFMSSLPFVGVYKQLSYWIFGEVMCKIVGSVYYLGFYSSVLFLTLLTFDRHLSVVYSLHASQVRNQRYALLSCAVVWLVSGLACIPQMILHKSFTYNSINKTLCQEYPLNTTSIDDKLRASGFYLQLFLFLLFPLIVIVYCYVRIAITVISSKIVTKFKTVRLIFVIVLLFFICWTPFNVVQLIPENESCDEKKRRGYALQVTRDIAYIYFCISPIFYTFVGKKFQSYFRQLLVKRFPRLKKHISVSQVSRTNMSTKSTQKSIELS, from the exons ATGGAATCAACAACTCCTGATTATAACTATAACTATACTGATTACGATGACAATGTGACAGTGGAAGAACCATGTAGTAGTGATGGTGAAAACTTACTGGGAGCTCAATTGTCCACCATTTACTACTTCATGTTTCTCTTCAGTCTCTTTGGCAACGGGCTGGTCCTGGTCATCATCCATCG GTTTGAGAAGCTGACCACTGTGACCAACATCTTGCTGCTCAACCTAGTGGTGTCCTCCCTGATGTTCATGAGCAGTCTTCCCTTCGTGGGAGTCTACAAGCAGCTCTCCTACTGGATCTTTGGCGAAGTAATGTGCAAGATTGTAGGCAGTGTCTACTACCTGGGCTTCTACAGTTCTGTCCTGTTTCTAACTCTCCTGACATTCGACCGACACCTTTCAGTTGTTTACTCCTTGCATGCGTCACAAGTGAGGAATCAACGCTATGCGCTGCTCTCCTGTGCTGTGGTGTGGCTGGTCAGTGGTCTGGCGTGCATCCCACAGATGATTCTCCACAAATCTTTTACTTATAATAGTATCAACAAAACGCTCTGCCAGGAATATCCTCTTAACACAACGTCTATTGATGACAAGCTAAGAGCATCTGGATTTTACCTtcaacttttccttttcttgctttttcctCTGATTGTTATTGTGTACTGCTACGTTAGGATTGCTATCACTGTCATATCATCCAAGATAGTTACCAAGTTCAAGACAGTCAGGCTGATATTTGTCATtgtcctgttgttttttatatgctGGACCCCATTCAATGTTGTACAACTAATACCTGAAAACGAGTCCTGTGAtgaaaagaagaggaggggtTATGCACTTCAAGTCACGCGTGACATTGCCTACATTTACTTCTGCATCAGTCCCATCTTCTATACATTTGTTGGTAAAAAGTTCCAGAGCTACTTCAGACAGCTGCTGGTGAAACGCTTCCCACGGTTAAAGAAGCATATTTCTGTCAGTCAGGTCAGCAGAACCAATATGTCCACAAAAAGTACACAGAAAAGCAtagagttgagttga
- the LOC121888243 gene encoding C-C chemokine receptor type 1-like — translation MESTTPNYIYDNYDTNDSTTYVYDDPDDELPGGLCSSDGENLLGAQLSTIYYFMFLFSLFGNGLVLVIIHRFEKLTTVTNILLLNLVVSSLMFMSSLPFVGVYKQLSYWIFGEVMCKIVGSVYYLGLYSSVLFLTLLTFDRHLSVVYSLHASQVRNQRYALLSCAVVWLVSGLACIPQMILHKSFTHNSSNKTLCQEYPLNTTSVDDKLRASGFYLQLFLFLLFPLIVIVYCYVRIAITVISSKIVTKFKTVRLIFVIVLLFFICWTPFNIVELIHDDDDDYLSCDEKKKRGYAREVTHDIAYIYFWISPIFYTFVGKKFQSYFRQLLVKRFPGLKKHISVSQVSRTNMSTKSTQKSIELS, via the exons ATGGAATCAACAACTCCTAATTATATATACGATAATTACGATACCAATGACTCAACAACATATGTGTATGATGATCCTGATGATGAGCTACCTGGTGGACTATGTAGTAGCGATGGTGAAAACTTACTGGGAGCTCAATTGTCCACCATTTACTACTTCATGTTTCTCTTCAGTCTCTTTGGCAACGGGCTGGTCCTGGTCATCATCCATCG GTTTGAGAAGCTGACCACTGTGACCAACATCTTGCTGCTCAACCTAGTGGTGTCCTCCCTGATGTTCATGAGCAGTCTTCCCTTCGTGGGAGTCTACAAGCAGCTCTCCTACTGGATCTTTGGCGAAGTAATGTGCAAGATTGTAGGCAGTGTCTACTACCTGGGCCTCTACAGTTCTGTCCTGTTTCTAACTCTCCTGACCTTCGACCGACACCTTTCAGTTGTTTACTCCTTGCATGCATCGCAAGTGAGGAATCAACGCTATGCGCTGCTCTCCTGTGCTGTGGTGTGGCTGGTCAGTGGTCTAGCGTGCATCCCACAGATGATTCTCCACAAATCTTTTACTCATAATAGTAGCAACAAAACGCTCTGCCAGGAATATCCTCTTAACACAACGTCTGTTGATGACAAGCTAAGAGCATCTGGATTTTACCTtcaacttttccttttcttgctcTTTCCTCTGATTGTTATTGTGTACTGCTACGTTAGGATTGCTATCACTGTCATATCATCCAAGATAGTTACCAAGTTCAAGACAGTCAGGCTGATATTTGTCATtgtcctgttgttttttatatgctGGACCCCATTTAACATTGTAGAACTgattcatgatgatgatgatgattaccTGTCCTGtgatgaaaagaagaagaggggtTATGCACGTGAAGTCACTCATGACATTGCTTACATTTACTTCTGGATCAGTCCCATCTTCTATACATTTGTTGGTAAAAAGTTCCAGAGCTACTTCAGACAGCTGCTGGTGAAACGCTTCCCAGGGTTAAAGAAGCATATTTCTGTCAGTCAGGTCAGCAGAACCAATATGTCCACAAAAAGTACACAGAAAAGCAtagagttgagttga